TACATCCGCATGAAGCAGGAGAAGGCGGTGGAGCTGGGCATGCACTCCGCCCACGTCCACCTCCCGTCCTCCGCCACCCAGGCCGACGTGGAGGGCGTCATCCGCCAATGGAACGCCGACCCCGCCATCGACGCCATGCTCGTGCAGCACCCCACGCCGCCCCAGATCGACTACGAGGCGGCCATCTCGCTGATCGACCCCGACAAGGACGTCGACGGGCTCCACCCGCTCAACATGGGGCGCCTGGCCGTCGGCGTCCCCGGGCCGGTCCCGTGCACGCCCGCCGGCATCGAGGCGCTGCTCGCCTTCCACCAGGTCCCGGTGTCCGGGCAGGAGGTGGTGATCCTGGGCCGGGGCACCACCCTCGGACGCCCCCTCGCCCTGCTGCTCGGCCAGAAGCGTCCGACGGCCAACGCGGCCGTGACGGTGGTGCACACGGGCGTCCCCGACTGGCCCCGCTACACCCGGCGGGCCGCCATCGTGGTGGCGGCGGCCGGCGTCCCCGGCATCCTCCAGCCCGAGCACGTGTCGCCCGGCGCCGTGGTGGTCGGCGGCGGCGTGCGCTACGAGGGGCGGCGGCTGCTCCCCGACGTGGACGAGTCGGTGGCCGAGGTGGCGGGCGCCATCACACCGCGGGTGGGCGGCGTGGGGCCGACCACCGTCGCCATGCTCTTCCGCAACGCCGTCGAGGCGGCCGAGCGCCGCGCCGCCAGGGGCTGACGTGGCCCGCATCGCCGACCTGCTGGCATCCGGTCGCACGTACTCGTTCGAGTTCTTCCCCCCGAAGACCGACGAGGCGGAGCGCCAGCTGGAGAAGGCGCTGGCCGAGCTGAAGCCGCTCAACCCGTCGTTCGTCTCGGTGACCTACGGCGCCGGCGGCTCGACCCGTGAGCGGACGAGGGAGATCGTCCTGCGCATCGACCACGAGATGGGCATGACGGCCATGGCCCACCTCACCTGCGCCGGGCACACGCGCGCCGAGCTGACCGACATCGTCTCCGGCTACGGCGCGCGCAGGATCGACAACATCCTGGCCC
The sequence above is a segment of the Acidimicrobiales bacterium genome. Coding sequences within it:
- a CDS encoding tetrahydrofolate dehydrogenase/cyclohydrolase catalytic domain-containing protein; translated protein: MTARLLPGGPVADAVLADVAERAAKVAAAGRPAGLGTLLVGDDSASAGYIRMKQEKAVELGMHSAHVHLPSSATQADVEGVIRQWNADPAIDAMLVQHPTPPQIDYEAAISLIDPDKDVDGLHPLNMGRLAVGVPGPVPCTPAGIEALLAFHQVPVSGQEVVILGRGTTLGRPLALLLGQKRPTANAAVTVVHTGVPDWPRYTRRAAIVVAAAGVPGILQPEHVSPGAVVVGGGVRYEGRRLLPDVDESVAEVAGAITPRVGGVGPTTVAMLFRNAVEAAERRAARG